The following coding sequences lie in one Cucurbita pepo subsp. pepo cultivar mu-cu-16 unplaced genomic scaffold, ASM280686v2 Cp4.1_scaffold000642, whole genome shotgun sequence genomic window:
- the LOC111785687 gene encoding probable xyloglucan endotransglucosylase/hydrolase protein 23: protein MAYSKCLLLIIVLFPCVAGNFYQQVDVTWGDGRGQIMDNANLLALSLDKASGSGFQSKNQYLFGRFDIKIKLVPGNSAGTVTAYYLRSQESLWDEIDFEFLGNLSGQPYIVHTNVYIQGQGDREQQFYLWFDPTADFHTYSFLWNPTHVVWYVDGRPIREFKNMETKGVPYPKKQAMRLYASLWDAEEWATRGGLVKTDWTKAPFTASFRSYNANGCVWSDAASWCGQNSTPWLSEALDSGSQKVLRWVRKKYMIYDYCTDQMRFPQGLPRECPVRTNP, encoded by the exons ATGGCTTATTCAAAATGCCTGCTTTTGATTATTGTTCTATTTCCTTGTGTTGCTGGGAACTTCTACCAACAAGTGGACGTAACTTGGGGAGATGGTCGAGGACAAATCATGGACAATGCCAATCTCCTTGCGCTGTCTCTTGATAAAGCTTCTGGATCAGGCTTCCAGTCCAAGAATCAATATCTCTTTGGCAGGtttgatatcaaaattaaacttgTACCTGGCAACTCAGCTGGCACAGTCACGGCCTATTAT TTGCGTTCACAAGAGTCGTTGTGGGATGAGATAGACTTCGAGTTCCTTGGAAACTTGAGTGGCCAACCTTATATTGTGCATACCAATGTTTATATACAAGGACAGGGTGATAGGGAGCAACAATTCTACCTTTGGTTTGATCCGACTGCTGATTTTCACACCTACTCCTTCCTCTGGAATCCTACTCATGTAGT GTGGTACGTGGATGGGAGGCCAATAAGGGAGTTCAAGAACATGGAAACCAAGGGGGTGCCATATCCAAAGAAACAGGCAATGAGGCTATACGCGAGCTTATGGGACGCGGAGGAGTGGGCGACAAGAGGAGGGCTAGTGAAAACGGACTGGACCAAAGCACCCTTCACGGCTTCCTTCAGGAGCTACAATGCCAATGGATGTGTGTGGAGCGATGCAGCGTCGTGGTGTGGCCAGAACTCGACGCCGTGGCTATCGGAGGCGCTTGATTCAGGCAGCCAGAAAGTGCTGCGATGGGTTCGGAAGAAGTATATGATTTATGATTACTGCACTGATCAAATGAGATTCCCTCAAGGCCTTCCTCGGGAGTGCCCTGTCCGCACCAACCCATAG